The DNA region TCCTGAAAGAGATACAGGACTCTTTAAACCAAAACATAAATAAAAAAAAAGACAACGTTCAGATTATCGCCTTTCTTGCAAGAAAATATAAAAATATTCCATTACAGCAAATAGAGGCCGATATTCCGTTGATTTCGGACGATGATCCACTGTCCTTGGCCGGGTTGATTAGCGCCTACGCTGCTAAAGATGCAACATATTCTATGACCGGATATCTCCAGGGTGATGAGGTTTTTGCCTTGTTGCGCCGGGCGATTGAGCGCCATATCCCGGAATATTCGGCGGAAAAACTGAATTCCTTCTCAATTGTGCTAAGCAATGTCATTACTTATGTGGTTCGGAGCATGCAGGAAAAAAAGGAATTTTTTCCGGAATTATATAATGCAAAACTCGCCACAGGTAAAACCGAACACATTTTTCAAGAGAGTCTTTTTAGAAATCTCCGACAATCTGGAGCAGGATTCCGATATCTGTATGAGGTCAATCAATCAGGTGGAGGGAGAGTGGACGTTACCTACAATGATAATGGATTGGTGTTTCCAGTTGAGGTCAAAAAGACCAAAACACAGCCATCCTGGCAAGATATTCAGGCAGATTACTTAGCTCAGGCGCAGACCTATACCAATTCATATGAGCAACTGGGGATATTTATGGTATTTGAACTATCTGACAAAACTAGTCATAATGCACCAATAAACGATATCAGGGAATTGTTCAAATTCCAGTATTTAAAAACCCATTACGCTTTGGGAGGTAACTATCCAGACGGGGTTGTATGTATAATCGTCCCGGCAAATAAAGTTTCGCCAAGTAGCATGTCCACCTATAGATAATATAATAGCCTAGTTCGGACAATTTGTCTTCCGAAATTTCACTTGCAGAATTCCCTGATCACTTTTGTCGCTAAGAAAACGGTCTGCAAAAGCCGGGCCGTCAGAAACCCCTCGTCGACTATCGCTTAATGGAAACATGGAACCAAATCGTTTTCAAAATTAAAAAACCAGGTGATGACAGAGCTGTGCAGTTTTATATGAAATATAGCCAACAGTAATAGATTGAGAAAGGCTGCTGCTTTTCGCCGCAATCGAAATTTTGCTAAAATTTACATGTAAAACTATATTTCAGCTGCATGGTATCGCTGGGATCAATATAGTTAAGATCTCGCCACATTGCGTGTACATTCAATCGTAATTGGCATTTGACGGTAAAATTGTGTATTGTTCCAGTTCATTTTTGTCAACGAAAGAATCTCATCGCAGATAATGTTAGGAGACTCATCATGATGAGCTAACCTCATTTCCAGCGCCCTGGGTTTATTTCGGCCAAGTTAGGTTTCGTAAAAAGGTATAGATCCTCTGGTATATAAGAGATGCTGCTTTTCGCTCATTGGGAAATGTGTCCTTCTCATTGGAGGATAGTCTGTTGATGTCGTGCATGATGGGTTCAAGGATCGCAATGGGATTAACTGACATATCTAATATATAATCTTGCAAAATACTAAACCCCGAGATTTATCCCATTGGGTTCCGATACATTGAAAGCCGCCTTGATCGGACACTGATTAGTTTATCGTCAGAGATTATACCACTATCTATTTGGGCTCTTGATATTTAATAGTTTACACCTAAAAACCTCTTTTATATGTTGAAATGAATTAAAATGCCCACCAATGGGCCAACGTTTTCTTTAAGAGTCTACCGAGAATCCAAGCACTCTAGACCAGGCAAAAAGTTATAATTTTATCAATCAGAAAAATTCCTCTCTTTATCCAGTCGATTCTACTGGTTTTTTGGCGTCTTTGTCGGCTCGATTATATCTAAGGTGTAAAAACACAGCATTTATATTTCTATTTTAGAGATTTAATTATTGTATTTTCATTACATGTAAAGTATACTAACAGAAAATAATGGAAGAACTAACAAAAAAGGTGCTGGAAGAATTAAAACGTTTTGACGAATTTAATGATACCCAGGTTTTGCAGCAACATTATAAGGCGGTGCTGGACGCCTATATTGTCGGTAACTATCCCATGGGTTTCGAGGGTGAAACCTTGATGTGTAGCATTCACGAAGTTTGTTCTGACGATAACAGCCATAACTGCGTTGGATGTAATCTTCAGGAGCAGTCTTCGCTGATCATCCGCTTTCTCTCTGGATATGCATCATTCGCAAGTGAACATGCCGTATCCATTCATTTCCATATGCTGCTTTACCTGTTGGCAGAGCGCTATAATCAGTATATCGAAATGATGGATATACCAATTGCGGCTAAGAGCAGGCATTTTAAGATTTTTCAGAAAGTAATCCATTGGGCGAACTTTATCAAACATCCAAAAGCATTTGTACTTGTCCATCATCCGCAATATTTCATCGATGGCATTGATACCGATCCACAGCGGCAGAAAGAAAGAATACATGAAGCAAGGGAAAACAAACATCTTATTGATGACAGCTTTGTCAGCGAGTACTATGCAGGAAGTGAACATAATGGTAAACTGATGACTGCTCTCGCCAAAAAGGAAAACGTGATTGTGCTTTTTCCCGATCCGTTACAGCTAATTGAATCTTTTGTGAAAGCTCAACAGGAATTTGTCAGCCTAATAGTCGATAACAAGGTATTTAGGGAAATCATCACAAACAAAGCGAACCTAAGAGCATCGTTTTCCCAATCAGAAGCTTAAGGCATAATTGTGTCGTCCGACGAACAGAAAATAAAGTTTATCCCATTGCGCGTAGAAATCTTCAGCCTTGATATGTGCGCGAGTTTTTTAGTCAAAAAAGTAAATTGTTTCGCCTATCTGTGGCAGCAAACTGGCCGGGCTTTTATACTGGAGGAGTTCACTGCTCTGAGATATATCCAAAATGGAATCATTGTGCACCTGACCAGCAAGAGAGTCAGCGTAACGATTATAAATCTCGTTATATGAAAGGGCATTATCCACCTTTTAAAAGGTTAATTAATTTCCTTTTAAAATCGTTATGGTTAATTCCTAATTTATTATAATTAAGCTAGCAATTTAGTTTTCAATTTTATAAATAAATAAATCAAACTACCCTACTACATATTAATGAGAAATGATGGAGCTTGTAAAGAATACGTTATAATTTCCTATCTTGGTACATCTAAAATAATTTCTTAACATGTCAAAATTTAAAGGAGATCTCGACGAGCTAAAGGCGAATCTACATAAAGATGGAATAGAGGGTACTTGGTCGAATTTCGACAATGGACACAAATTCAAAACTGTTGACGGTGCTATACTTAACTTTTACAACACTGGAACGCTTCAGGCACAAGGCCGGGGTAATTCGAAAGACAAAATCGATCGTCTAGTCAAGCGTTTGAATGGCGTAACCGAACCAGATGCTGTGGTTGAGGTGGTAAAGGCAGTGGCAGCCCCTCAGTTATTTATTGTCTATGGCCACGATGAAACTAGCCGGGATCAACTTGAACTTATTCTAAGTAAACTTGGAATCGAGTCATTCATTTTGGCAAAATCAAGTGGGAGTGGGCTAACTATCATTGAAGCTCTCGAACAACATGTTGGGCGTGCTGGAACAGCGAAAGCCGGAATTGTTTTATTAACCCCAGACGATATGGCTTATTCAGCGAGGGAAGGAGCAGAAGCACTTAAAGGAAGAGCTAGACAAAATGTGATTTTGGAAATGGGTATGCTATTAGCTAAGTTAGGGAGACAGAGTACACTGATCTTAGTAAAAGGAAAGCTTGAAAGACCATCTGATACCGATGGCATAATCTATCATTCTTTTACTAATCACGTAAAAGAAATAGTTGCACCTTTAGTTGAAAGACTTGAAAGTCTTGGTTTTAAAATAGATCACAAAAAAGCTCTCGAAGCTTCTAGATAGATGACTAAGCAAAAGCAAAAATTCTATACGGTTTGGGTTGGCAGAGTTCCTGGAGTGTATCACACTTGGGAAGAGTGTAAAGAACAGGTTTTTCAATTTGAAGGAGCTGTTTACAAAAGCTTTAGAACCCTTGCTGAGGCAGAGAGCGCGTTCCAAAAGGTAAGTGAAGATTTTATTGGTAATGAGAAATCGTCAATTTCAAAGGATTTTTCACAAGTATCAAATCCTCCAGAAGAAAATACTATTTGTGTAGATGGTGCCTGGAATACCCGAACCAATGCTATGGAATATCAGGGCGTAATGTTTCCTCAAATGAAACGTATTTTTCATGCAGGACCGTTTCCAACAGGTACTAACAATATTGCCGAATTTCTTGCTATAGTACATGCTCTTACCTATTGCAAGACACATCCAGAAATTTCGATCATCTACTCCGACAGCAATACTGCAATCACTTGGGTGAAAAACAAAAAGGCCAAGACTAAAATTGCTGTTACGAATTCTAATACAACAATTATTTCCATCGTCAAACGTGCTGAGGATTGGCTTTTGAAAAATATCTACACCACAAAAATAAACAAATGGGAAACGAGTGAATGGGGGGAAAACCCTGCAGATTTTGGAAGGAAATGATCTAAGACTTAGGTGTTTTTGCATATAAAAAAACGGAGAATGATCTTTCCCCGTTTTTCTAAAACACCGCTCTCAATCAACAACAGTTTCGATTTGATTGGTCAGTTTTCATTGGTTTTTAAAAAGATACTCTTTCCATAATCTCCTGCATAATTGCTCATGTCATAATCAGGTGTACGATTTATTTTTATTAAAAAGGTTTCCTTACGAAAACTTCCCGATAGCTTTAGTAGTTTTCCTTAATGTCCTTAATTTGGATGAAGTTTATGTATTTCATGGTTTTAGAATGAGTGGCAGTCAGTTTATTCATATTAATCCATAAAGGAGCATTCCTGAGTACAGGAAGATATTGTCAAAAGGCTTTTCAGGAGCCATAGAAATACCGTTAAGCCTTCTATGTCGGATCTTTTCATCGGCGATTTCAATAATCAGTTGTTCGAAAAATTCTCGGGTTTCATTTTTTATCTGCCATATTGTTTTTGAATAGGCGCTTCTTATATTTTTGTCCTCTTTCAGGTTGCTATAGAATAGTTTGGCATAAAGAAAGGGCACAAGGTCTAGGGTTGGCCACTGTGATGCCATTACTAGGGTTCCATTATTCTGCAAAGAGGCAGTTGTGAAACCAGCAAGCTCATGGGTACTGTATATTTTTTGGTGATTTCTGTTGTCAATTAGGTTTTGTTACCTACTTTGTTCTTTACCCTTTTTCAGTAAAACGTATATTATTTCAGTAAATTAAATAAAACACCAATATAATTTAGTAAAACAAATACAAAATCAATAAAACTGATATAAAAGAGTTTCATCAGTATTGGATCCACATATATTGAAAACTATACGATACAAAAACCAAAAAACTTTTGTGTTGCTATTGGATCATCTTCGGCTCGGATCAGTCCATATCGGATCAGAATCTAATCACTTGCCCTTCAACAAGCGAAATCTCAATCTTGATCGAACTGACCGACATTGATGTCGGTCAGTTGTGATACCAATATTTTAAAATTTTCTTAATCTGATTGACAAGACAAATTACAATCGATTTCCGTTTACATTGCCAGTAATCTATCTAAAGAGCTTCATAACTTTCATATCACCAGTATCTTCTTCTTTCTTATCTCGGTCTAACAATTTCTCCTGTAATGCAAACATCTCAGTACTAACTTTCGTATCGATCACCTTCGCATAATGCTGGGTGGTTTTTAAGCTATTGTGGCCAAGCATTTGGGAGACGGTCTCAATCGGCAAACCATTTGAAAGCGTAATAGTGGTTGCAAAGATATGCCTGGCGAGATGATAAGTAAGTACTTTAGTGATGTTACAAAGATCGGCGATTTCTTTCAGGTAACCATTCGTGCGTTGATTAGTGAGCACTGGCAACGCGACTTTTCTCCATCTGCATATCCTGTGATTCTTATACCTGTCAAGAATTACTTTCGCCTCATCCAACAAAGGGATGTGACAGGGTGTTTCCGTTTTCTGCCGTTTAATGAATATCCATAAATTACTGTAATCGCCTTTTGTAATCTGATCCAACCGAAGCTGCTTCACATGAATATAGGAGAGGCATGTATAGCAACTGAAAATAAAAATGTCACGAACGATTTATTCTTTATTGTCTTGTTAACTATCTGATTGTATGATGAATATTTCATATTAAAATTAATTATTTTGCCACAAATTCATCAAGTATTTGTGGCACTTTATACTATCTTTTTTGGCTCAATAAAGAAAATGAAATGATGTAACCGATAAGTCACCGGCCCATCATTGACGGATAAAATGTTCCCTAGCAAGTTTACACCATAAACTATATTTTAACGATTTTACCCAACTAAGGTTAATAAGGAATCTAAATTAACATTACTTCAATCTTCAACCCCTTTAACAGCTACATAGCTAACAATCTATCTAAAAAGCTTCATAACTTTCATAACACCATCATCCGGCTTAAGTTAATGTCGGGCCGGTGACTCAAAAAAGCAATTTTCTCGTTCTTGATACGATAATGGGTATTTCGGCAAAATTGGGGAAGAACCCGTTTAGTTGAAATATACAGCCATACCTCTTTCGCTTTATATCATTCAGATGATTTTTTATTTCCTGCTAGAGTTATTTTTTAGCCGGTAACCTCCCGTTTTCGGTGCTCCTATAAACTCTATAACATCATTATTAATTAAATTGGTTAGCTCTCTTCTTACAATACTTTTACTCAACTCAACTCCTTCTGTAATAGCATTCGCTCTACTTCCAGGCTCATTCTGAATAAAACTTACTATCCTGCCTAGCCTTTCTCTCACTTTTGTATTTATTTCTTTCCCAAAAGCATGAACAATCAGATCATTTACTGTTGCATTTACTGTTGCATTTACTGTTGCATTTACTGTTGCATTTACTGTTGCATTTGTACCTTCACCTTTTTGGTCTCCTAACGGAATAAGAACTCTAAATACATTCCCCTCTATAAACTCAGGCTTTCCAGATGAATAATAATGGTAAGGTTTATAATGGAAGGGCCATTTACGTAACCCGTAATGATAACAGCTAAGCTCTCATTAGGTGCACAACACCAACAATGAAAACCATCTTGTACGAACCTGGTACCGGACATCCAACCATTGCGCATTCATAAAGTTTTAGAGGAACTTTCACCGTTGTTATCCTTAAAAAAAGATACAATACTTTTCGATTTCATGACTGCAAATACTTGTCGGTACAAATACACTGCTTTTGTCAATATTAGCAGTATATTTTCGCGTAATCAAATGCTGTCTTTTTAAAAGGATCGGATCAGAATCTAATAATTTGCCTTTCAACAAGCGAAATCCCAATCTTGATGGAACTGACCGACATCAATGTCGGTCAGTTGTGATGCCATATTTTAAAATTTTCTTAATCAGATTTTTACTTGAATCAAATACATCAGAAATGATTTAGAGTTGACAAGACAAATTACAACCGATTTCCTGTTACATTGCCAGCTGTCTATAAAGCAGGTCATTGGGCCAGCTTCCGTTATTACCTTGGTATAAAACAGAGGTCATTGGTCCAAAAGTATTTATTCAGGACTTCTAAAACGGAGGTCAATGGACCACTTTCCATGATTTATTATAGTTGGACAAACCGATTAATTTGAACCCTTTGCAACAATTTTAAATTATTTTTAAGCTCACTAATAAATAGAGTGTTATGAGGAAAATATTTTTGGCGTGACGGGGTCAATCACAGTCGGTTTACCCATATAAGTCTTATTATTCCATTTTTTTAACAACCTGGGAACATCATTTAAAATGCCACGCATGTCCAAAATTTTGGTTTAAAAAAACAAGAAAAGTTATACTATTAGTATCCCAATTATTGATTTTTTAAACCTATAGATAAAAATTATCTCTGAATTTAGGATATAAAAATATTTAGCTATCAAATTCAAGACTAAACTTCCATGAAACCGAAGATAGCTTTTTTTTCAACTGCTCAATATTTTCAACCAGATCTTGAAAACTAGGTGGATTTTGTTCGTAAATCATTTCGCTTTTCATCTTGTTATAGTCGGCTTCCCAGGCTTTGATGAAATCAGCGTGCGGAATAGGATCTAATGTTAGTGGATTATGCTTGTTATAATCTACGCCACCAATTTTGGCATATTCATATCGATGGGCGACAATCGTCTCATATAAATTCTGGTCTTCAATAGCAGATAGAATTTTATCATTTTGTGATAGGTGATAAACATCATACATGTGGCGACTCAATCGATCGACACGGATTTTTTCAACAGGCCGATTAAACTCTTCATGTAGTAAAAACAATTTCTCCAAAAAAGTTCGTTCCGCATCAACGGTTGGCACACTAATAAAAGGGGACGCAAATTCTCCTTCTGGATAAATTTCATCTACAAGAGAACCAAATTCTTTTATCGAATATGGTTCGATTAAGGATCGGCAACTAATTTCAATCTGAACTCTTGGAAGCATATATCCTGGCGTTTCAATAATATTTGGATAGTGAATTTCAATTATCCTAGGGTCCTGATCACTCGCAACGGCATCAACAACCTTTAATTTTACGGCATCAAAACCTTTATTTTTAAAGAAAGCTTGTAACTCTTCAAAAAAAGCGCTTGTCGTATATTCTCCCGCAGTCTTTCTTAGGTTTGTACGTTCTTTTTTCGAGAGATTTCCTGTGAATCCTAGAAATTTTCTATCAATTGCTAAGTCCACATCTTCAGAAAATCGTTCTATCAATTTCCAAGCCTTACTTAAAGATGTACCCCCTTTGAATACTAAAGCTCTTCCTACTTCCATTTCAAAGATAATACCAAGCGTTTGCACTACCCACCAATCCTTTTCGACAGCAAAAGCAGGCATTCCTGTTTGATTACTAATAGCATTAAAGATAGCTTCTTTTTCAGCTGGATTTATATCATAGAAATTAATCATATTGCTTTCTTCATTATTTTTTGTACCCATACTGGAGCCAAAGAAATATCATGTTCCAAATCTTTCCTATGCTCTTTTCTTAAAAGGGCAAGAATTTTTTTTTCTTCTTCTTCACTTAATTTACCATTTCCAATTTCCTTTAAAGCTTGGATAACCAGACGACTGATTTTCCCTTTTGCTAATAAGTTACTTGGAGTTGATTTTTTAAAAGTAATTGTTCTTTTCCCAATTTTTATTTCACGTGGGGAGCCATCCGTAAGCAAAACGATTTTCATCGGAAGTTGTGTACTTAGCCCTAAGGCATTTAAAGCATATATTCCTGTAGGAACTGTACGTATCTTATCACGTTTAGCAATTGCTTGGGCAATCTCTTCAACAGATGGTATAACAGCACCAATATATTTACTTTCTTTGGGTCTTACATAAATGCCTTGAGCCACGCGAACAATCTCCTCTTTATCAGTCAGCCGTTCCAAAGCTTTCCTTACAGCTTCTGATGAACCACATTTACTAAAATCATCAGGAAAGAATAAAGTTCCCTTTGGCCTTCTCTTTATTAAACGTTCTATTTGTTTCTCTATACTTTCCATTAGACCACACCTTTTATATTGTCACAAATTTAATTAACATTTGTGACAACATCATCATATTTTCTGTCACAAATATTGACAATATTTGTGACAGAAAAAAAATCATAAGCAACATTAAGAATAACATCTGAAATAGAATCATACTTAGCAACTATATGATTAAGTTGTTGATTATCTTTAGTTATATGGCCTAAAACCAATCACGGCATCAAGTGCCGCATCTCGTGCGAGAAATTAAATTGATAGATCGTGTTAGTTTTAATATCCTCTTGTCTATAGATCTTTTGCAATACCTTTGTTGAAACTTTATAATCGATCAGATCTAGGAAATAAATCACACCTCTTTTTTCCATAAGCTTGTTATTTCGATCAGATATAAATTAAATGATTAAAATAACAAACAATTTGATCTGACTGACCAGGCAAACTAATGCTCGATGTCCCTGCTACTTTGCTCACAATATACAAACTAAGCTAGCCTTAAAACAATACAAGAAAAGCAAGCTAACCTTGAATTACCATCCATTTTAAGGTTAGCTCGCTTTTTGACCTTAAATATACAACGATCCAGCTCTTAATATTATGCGTTTAATCAGCGGAAAAGCTCTTCATAAACAGCAACTGTGTGTATTAACTAATATCAGTCTATCTAAATAGCTTCATAACTATCGTATCACCAGCATCCTCTTCATCCTTATTACGGTCCAGAAGTTTCTCCTGTAATGCAGACATCTCAGTACTAACTTTAGTATCGATAACCTTCGCATAATGCTGTGTTGTTTTCAAGCTATTATGACCAAGCATTTGGGATACGGTCTCAATCGGAACACCATTTGAAAGGGTAATAGTGGTTGCAAAAGTATGCCTGGCGAGATGATAAGTAAGCACTTTAGTGATGTTACAAAGATCGGCGATTTCTTTCAGGTAACCATTCGTGCGTTGATTAGTGAGCACTGGCAACGCGACTTTTCTCCATCTGCATATCCTGTGATTCTTATACCTTT from Pedobacter endophyticus includes:
- a CDS encoding TIR domain-containing protein; the protein is MSKFKGDLDELKANLHKDGIEGTWSNFDNGHKFKTVDGAILNFYNTGTLQAQGRGNSKDKIDRLVKRLNGVTEPDAVVEVVKAVAAPQLFIVYGHDETSRDQLELILSKLGIESFILAKSSGSGLTIIEALEQHVGRAGTAKAGIVLLTPDDMAYSAREGAEALKGRARQNVILEMGMLLAKLGRQSTLILVKGKLERPSDTDGIIYHSFTNHVKEIVAPLVERLESLGFKIDHKKALEASR
- a CDS encoding ribonuclease H1 domain-containing protein, yielding MTKQKQKFYTVWVGRVPGVYHTWEECKEQVFQFEGAVYKSFRTLAEAESAFQKVSEDFIGNEKSSISKDFSQVSNPPEENTICVDGAWNTRTNAMEYQGVMFPQMKRIFHAGPFPTGTNNIAEFLAIVHALTYCKTHPEISIIYSDSNTAITWVKNKKAKTKIAVTNSNTTIISIVKRAEDWLLKNIYTTKINKWETSEWGENPADFGRK
- a CDS encoding site-specific integrase; translation: MKQLRLDQITKGDYSNLWIFIKRQKTETPCHIPLLDEAKVILDRYKNHRICRWRKVALPVLTNQRTNGYLKEIADLCNITKVLTYHLARHIFATTITLSNGLPIETVSQMLGHNSLKTTQHYAKVIDTKVSTEMFALQEKLLDRDKKEEDTGDMKVMKLFR
- a CDS encoding nucleotidyl transferase AbiEii/AbiGii toxin family protein — encoded protein: MGTKNNEESNMINFYDINPAEKEAIFNAISNQTGMPAFAVEKDWWVVQTLGIIFEMEVGRALVFKGGTSLSKAWKLIERFSEDVDLAIDRKFLGFTGNLSKKERTNLRKTAGEYTTSAFFEELQAFFKNKGFDAVKLKVVDAVASDQDPRIIEIHYPNIIETPGYMLPRVQIEISCRSLIEPYSIKEFGSLVDEIYPEGEFASPFISVPTVDAERTFLEKLFLLHEEFNRPVEKIRVDRLSRHMYDVYHLSQNDKILSAIEDQNLYETIVAHRYEYAKIGGVDYNKHNPLTLDPIPHADFIKAWEADYNKMKSEMIYEQNPPSFQDLVENIEQLKKKLSSVSWKFSLEFDS
- a CDS encoding DUF6088 family protein; protein product: MESIEKQIERLIKRRPKGTLFFPDDFSKCGSSEAVRKALERLTDKEEIVRVAQGIYVRPKESKYIGAVIPSVEEIAQAIAKRDKIRTVPTGIYALNALGLSTQLPMKIVLLTDGSPREIKIGKRTITFKKSTPSNLLAKGKISRLVIQALKEIGNGKLSEEEEKKILALLRKEHRKDLEHDISLAPVWVQKIMKKAI